The following coding sequences lie in one Thalassoglobus polymorphus genomic window:
- a CDS encoding threonine synthase, translating into MHTKLVCSKTGEDYPVDQLHNLSSAGKPLLAEYDLDSIRHSFTPEAVRSRRLRSMWKFWEVMPVDFPSEAVSLGEGGCPLLKTTPFGPFEKFSNLFIKDESFNPTGSFKARGMSSAVTRAKALGVKAIALPSAGNAAGAATYYAARAGLDCHIFVPEDTPPANIIESKLGGANVYLVNGLISDCGRLCRQACDEHGWFDLSTLKEPFRVEGKKTMGYELAFDMADVAETDELQLPDVIFYPTGGGTGLIGMWKAFNEMEQLGWIGSERPRMVAVQAEGCAPIVKAFHENEDHAPLFPNAQTCASGLRVPIAVGDFLMLDALRESQGTAISVTDEELMIGAEEVCRWQGIAACPEGGAVWKAAEKLLDQGWLKSDERIVLFNTGTGVKYNHLYNTDGIIRIDQHDENWMQLIQTD; encoded by the coding sequence ATGCATACGAAACTTGTCTGTTCCAAAACGGGTGAAGATTACCCCGTCGATCAACTCCACAATTTAAGCTCGGCAGGAAAGCCGCTTCTGGCGGAGTATGATCTCGATTCCATTCGCCATTCCTTCACCCCCGAAGCCGTACGTTCTCGTCGGCTGCGATCGATGTGGAAATTCTGGGAAGTAATGCCCGTCGATTTCCCCAGCGAAGCTGTCTCACTAGGAGAGGGGGGATGTCCACTTCTCAAAACAACTCCTTTCGGACCATTTGAAAAATTTTCGAATCTGTTCATCAAAGACGAGTCGTTCAACCCAACCGGAAGCTTCAAAGCTCGTGGAATGTCTTCCGCAGTCACGCGTGCCAAAGCGCTCGGTGTGAAAGCGATCGCACTTCCCTCTGCCGGAAACGCAGCTGGTGCAGCCACCTACTACGCTGCCCGAGCTGGGCTCGACTGCCATATTTTCGTCCCGGAAGATACTCCCCCAGCGAATATCATTGAGTCGAAACTAGGAGGAGCAAACGTCTACCTTGTCAATGGATTGATCAGCGATTGCGGACGCTTGTGTCGGCAGGCTTGCGACGAACATGGCTGGTTCGACCTGTCGACTCTGAAAGAGCCGTTTCGTGTCGAAGGCAAAAAAACGATGGGGTACGAACTCGCTTTCGACATGGCTGACGTCGCTGAAACTGACGAACTTCAACTCCCTGATGTCATCTTCTACCCGACTGGTGGAGGAACCGGCTTAATCGGAATGTGGAAAGCATTCAACGAGATGGAACAACTCGGCTGGATCGGCAGTGAACGTCCTCGAATGGTTGCAGTTCAGGCTGAAGGCTGTGCGCCAATTGTAAAAGCATTTCATGAGAATGAAGATCACGCTCCATTATTTCCCAATGCTCAGACATGTGCATCGGGGTTGCGAGTCCCGATCGCTGTGGGTGATTTCCTGATGCTCGACGCACTTCGCGAAAGTCAGGGGACTGCAATTTCCGTCACCGATGAAGAGCTGATGATTGGGGCTGAGGAAGTCTGTCGATGGCAAGGGATCGCAGCCTGTCCAGAAGGAGGAGCCGTTTGGAAAGCTGCCGAAAAACTTCTCGACCAGGGCTGGCTCAAGAGCGATGAGCGGATTGTTCTGTTCAATACCGGAACGGGAGTTAAGTACAACCACTTGTACAACACCGACGGGATTATACGAATCGATCAACATGATGAAAACTGGATGCAGCTCATCCAGACTGACTGA
- a CDS encoding serine/threonine protein kinase → MKFTFTPESRPLEGFTIKRAIYRGGFGEVYYAKSDAGREVALKLLQNNADIELRGVQQCLNLSHPNLVTIFDVRQDGDGDHWIVMEYVSGLTLDTVLKNSPNGLPMETVRKWLQGMTDGLSYLHSRGLVHRDMKPANVFMENGVVKIGDVGLSKCISPSRHSAQTQSVGTVHYMAPEVAKGKYGREVDVYAMGIILYEMLTGELPFDGESTGEILMKHLSEEPDLEKLPPRLKGVVANALMKDPSERYSSVEALNRAFGQAVLGVSSEPEKSTHQPEQAEQLKATSQSVSPKSSAPNAGLFLMNTLAGVLKGGLAGLVIDYLVALLGIRVVSPELFVLLGAIAGVLWQRRRIRASQTGSKRVVQTTRVQAPRKFPQAASRSADAFGSLFAAVPISALLIACLAVLKPTLLGTSSQLESLDLGLLGMFFTVTVLASWVILLVPYFRKELRKGKKVSSVNFALAGVVIGVAAYGVEKFLMVEHLGKPSEGMFTQLGDHFLVNNGMPSICGYIAFFAAFLGFRNWQLMTSPFRAKRFSVGAVIVTVFVAWLATAIFTFPSEIAVAWGVIIACVTQLAAPLSERPSRHRRAQ, encoded by the coding sequence ATGAAATTCACCTTTACTCCAGAATCACGACCTCTTGAAGGCTTTACCATCAAGCGCGCGATTTATCGTGGAGGATTTGGTGAGGTCTACTACGCAAAGTCAGATGCAGGACGCGAGGTTGCGCTGAAGCTCTTGCAGAACAACGCCGACATCGAACTTCGCGGAGTTCAGCAATGTTTGAACTTGTCTCATCCAAATCTCGTCACCATTTTTGATGTTCGGCAGGATGGCGATGGGGACCACTGGATCGTGATGGAGTACGTTTCCGGTCTGACGCTCGATACCGTATTGAAAAACTCTCCCAACGGACTTCCGATGGAGACTGTCCGCAAATGGTTGCAGGGCATGACCGACGGGCTGTCGTATCTGCACAGCAGAGGTTTGGTTCATCGAGACATGAAACCGGCGAACGTTTTCATGGAAAACGGTGTTGTCAAAATTGGTGATGTTGGACTTTCGAAATGTATTTCTCCCAGTCGTCACAGCGCTCAAACACAAAGTGTCGGAACAGTTCACTACATGGCACCTGAAGTGGCGAAAGGGAAATATGGCCGCGAAGTCGATGTCTATGCTATGGGCATTATTCTCTATGAAATGCTGACAGGAGAGCTCCCCTTCGATGGTGAATCGACCGGAGAGATTTTGATGAAGCATCTCAGTGAAGAACCGGACCTTGAGAAGTTGCCGCCACGACTCAAAGGGGTTGTTGCCAATGCGCTCATGAAAGATCCCAGCGAACGATACTCTAGCGTAGAAGCCCTAAATCGTGCTTTTGGACAAGCTGTGCTCGGGGTTTCATCTGAACCTGAAAAATCGACTCATCAGCCCGAACAGGCCGAACAGCTTAAAGCAACTTCTCAGTCTGTTTCTCCGAAGTCCTCTGCGCCGAATGCAGGTCTATTTTTGATGAATACACTCGCTGGGGTGCTCAAAGGTGGACTCGCCGGACTCGTGATTGATTATCTTGTCGCATTGTTAGGAATTCGAGTTGTGAGTCCCGAACTGTTTGTTCTTTTGGGAGCCATTGCTGGAGTGCTTTGGCAAAGGAGAAGAATTCGCGCATCACAAACTGGTTCAAAAAGGGTTGTTCAAACGACACGTGTTCAAGCTCCCAGAAAATTTCCACAAGCAGCGTCGAGAAGTGCAGATGCATTTGGTTCACTGTTTGCGGCAGTTCCAATTTCGGCGTTATTGATCGCTTGTCTGGCAGTTTTGAAGCCGACATTGCTCGGGACTTCTAGTCAGCTTGAAAGTCTTGACCTCGGTTTGCTGGGAATGTTTTTCACTGTGACTGTCCTGGCAAGTTGGGTGATTCTTCTAGTCCCTTATTTTCGAAAAGAACTTCGAAAAGGCAAGAAGGTCAGTTCCGTGAACTTTGCTCTCGCAGGTGTTGTCATCGGAGTCGCAGCATATGGCGTCGAGAAATTTCTGATGGTGGAGCATCTTGGAAAGCCGTCTGAAGGAATGTTTACCCAATTGGGAGACCATTTCCTGGTGAATAACGGGATGCCTTCGATTTGTGGTTACATTGCCTTCTTTGCAGCATTTCTTGGATTTCGCAACTGGCAATTGATGACCTCTCCCTTCAGGGCGAAACGGTTCAGTGTCGGAGCCGTAATCGTCACTGTGTTTGTCGCGTGGTTGGCGACTGCGATATTCACATTCCCGAGTGAAATTGCTGTTGCCTGGGGAGTGATCATAGCTTGTGTCACACAACTTGCAGCCCCGTTAAGTGAACGTCCCTCGCGGCATCGAAGAGCACAATAG